One window of the Alkalilimnicola sp. S0819 genome contains the following:
- a CDS encoding DciA family protein — protein sequence MPNAKPPHAQPPHHWLRSQHSPLGQIRQRARQLAMLTRQLQQDALPDSLRGKWQVARLDAQELVLVADSSLWASQLRYLGRRLQDAAEAYTGIRPARVSIKIAEQRQAPPEQREKLSAEAARTLRQAAEGFEDARLRRALLHLARRADRSPKD from the coding sequence ATGCCCAACGCCAAACCGCCACACGCCCAGCCGCCCCACCACTGGCTACGCAGCCAGCACAGCCCCCTGGGGCAGATACGTCAGCGGGCCCGCCAGCTCGCCATGCTGACCAGGCAGTTACAACAGGACGCACTGCCCGATAGCTTGCGTGGCAAATGGCAGGTTGCACGCCTGGACGCGCAGGAATTGGTGCTGGTCGCGGACTCTTCCCTGTGGGCGAGCCAACTTCGCTATCTCGGACGCCGGCTGCAAGACGCCGCGGAGGCCTACACCGGCATTCGCCCGGCAAGAGTGAGCATCAAGATCGCCGAACAACGGCAGGCGCCGCCGGAACAGCGGGAGAAGCTGAGTGCAGAGGCCGCCCGAACACTGCGCCAGGCCGCGGAAGGTTTCGAAGACGCGCGCCTGCGCCGTGCACTGTTGCACCTCGCCCGCCGCGCGGACCGATCGCCCAAGGATTAG